A stretch of the Sphingosinithalassobacter tenebrarum genome encodes the following:
- a CDS encoding GNAT family N-acetyltransferase: protein MPVLRAARREDGPALGAFAGRVFSEVFGTLYAPEDLGRFVEEAFGPAGLPAQIASPDYEIRVAEQDGAITGFAKIGPVVFPGDWGDRTIELHQLYVAAEQRGGGIAPRLMDWALDRGRARGYDRMVLSVYVDNIRAQRFYARYGFAEIGRYEFRVGNQIDDDRIWARDL, encoded by the coding sequence GGCCCCGCGCTCGGCGCCTTTGCCGGCCGTGTTTTCAGCGAAGTGTTCGGAACGCTCTACGCCCCCGAAGACCTTGGTCGCTTCGTCGAGGAAGCCTTCGGCCCCGCCGGCCTGCCCGCGCAGATCGCTTCCCCGGACTATGAAATCCGCGTCGCCGAACAGGACGGCGCGATCACCGGATTCGCCAAGATCGGCCCGGTGGTGTTCCCCGGCGACTGGGGCGATCGGACGATCGAACTGCATCAGCTATACGTGGCGGCGGAACAGCGCGGTGGCGGCATCGCGCCGCGCCTGATGGACTGGGCGCTGGATCGCGGCCGGGCGCGGGGCTACGATCGCATGGTGCTCAGCGTCTATGTCGACAATATCCGCGCCCAGCGCTTCTATGCGCGATACGGCTTTGCCGAAATCGGGCGATACGAATTCCGCGTCGGCAACCAGATCGACGACGATCGCATCTGGGCGCGCGACCTGTGA